The Streptomyces sp. NBC_01439 genome contains the following window.
GGACACGGATCCGCACACCGAAGAGGAGAAATGACCGCAACCGCAATATTGGAAGCCCGCGCGCTGGGCAAGCGGTACGGCCGCAAAGAGGCGCTGAGCGACTGCACCCTGAGCGTGCCGTCCGGGCGGGTCGTCGGACTGGTCGGGCCCAACGGGGCCGGCAAGTCAACCCTGCTGCAGCTGGCCTGCGGGCTGATCGGCCCGACCTCCGGCACCATCGAGGTACTCGGCGGCCGGCCCGCGTCCGGGCCCGAGCAGCTCGCCAAGGTCGGGTTCGTCGCCCAGGACACCCCCACCTACGCGGGGCTGTCCATCGCCGACCACCTGAAGCTGGGCAAGCGGCTCAACCCGGGCTGGGACGCACAGCTGGCCGAGGACCGGATCCGGCAGCTCGGCCTGGACCCCGCCCAGAAGGCGGGCAAGCTCTCCGGCGGCCAGCGCGCCCAGGTGGCCCTGACCCTCGCCGTCGCCAAACGGCCCGAGCTGCTGATCCTCGACGAGCCCGTCGCCGCCCTGGACCCGCTGGCCCGGCGGGAGTTCCTGCAGAGCCTGATGGAGGTCGTGGCAGAACACGGAACCACCGTCGTGCTCTCCTCGCACCTGGTCTCCGACCTGGAACGGGTCTGCGACCACCTGATCTCGCTGGTCGCCTCCCGGGTCCAGGTCGCGGGCGACGTCGACGACCTGCTCGCCACCCACTTCCGGCTCACCACCGCCCGCCGCGACGCGGCCACCCTGCCCCAGGGCATGCAGGTCATCCAGGAGACCCACACCGAGCGGCAGAGCACCTTCATCGTGCGCTCCGACAAGGCCGTCCAGGACACCTCCTGGGTCCTGGAGCCGCTCAACCTGGAGGACCTCGTCCTCACCTACATGAGCCAGGCCACGGCCGGGACCGGCCCCCGACCCACCCGGGAGGACCAGCGATGATCTGGCTGACCTGGCGCCAGTACCGCGTCCAGACCCTCGCCGCGTTCGCCGTCCTGGCCGCGCTCGCAATATTCCTCGTGGTCACCGGCCTCCAGATGCGCGAGGCCTACGACACCACCGTCGCCGGCTGCGGCAGCGACTGCGAATCGGCGAAGAACGCCCTGGTCGTCGAGTACCAGACCCTGACCTACTACGTCACGAGCCTGCTGCTCGCCGCACCCGGCATCATCGGGATCTTCTGGGGCGCCCCGCTGATCGCCCGGGAACTGGAGACCGGCACCCACCGGCTCGTTTGGAACCAGAGCATCTCCCGCGGCCGCTGGCTCCTGGTCAAGCTCGGGGCCGTCGGCCTGATCGCCGTCGCCGTCACCGGCGTGCTCAGCCTCCTGGTGACCTGGTGGGCGAGTCCCATCGACCGGGTCAACCTGGACCGGTTCACCGCCCTGATGTTCAGCGGCCGCGGGGTCGTCCCCCTCGGCTACGCGGCGTTCGCCTTCACCCTCGGCGCCTCGGCCGGACTCCTGATCCGGCGCACCGTGCCCGCGATGGCCGCGACCCTCGCCGCCTTCCTCGCGGTGCAGGTCTTCGTGCCCTTCGTGATCCGCCCGCACTTCGTGGCGCCGGAGCACACCGATGTCGCGCTCAGCTCCCTCGTCATGGCGCCGGTCGGTGGCGGCGAGGAGTCCGGCGCGATGAAGGACGGCTGGAACGGGAACCACATCCAGCTGAAGGGTTCCGGAAACGACGCCCACCTGCGGATCGGGGTGCTCAAGCCCGGCGTTTGGGTCGTGTCCGACCTCGGTGCGGTGCTCGACGCCTCCGGCAAGGAGGTCCGCGGCGCCGCGGGCTGCGCGCAGCGCGAGAAGGAGCCCTTCGAGTGCTTCGCCACCTCGAAGCACCACGTAGCGGTCGACTACCAGCCCGCCGACCGCTACTGGACCTTCCAGTGGATCGAGACCGGGATCTTCCTCGCGCTCTCCGGACTGCTGGCCGGGTTCTGCTCCTGGTGGCTGCGCCGCCGGGCGGCCTGACCGGGACGAGGAGGCACGGGACGAGGAGGAAGGGGCGGCCGAAGCCAACGCAACTGGCTTCGGCCGCCCCCCTCGACCCTACTCGCCCCCGCGCGCCGGGCCCGACCCCGTCAGTCGGTGTCCTCGCGCGGCGGTTCGTCGTCGTCGCCCCGGCGCAGGGTGCGCAGGCCGTGCTCCGGGGTCCACGACCGGACCACCAGCTCCTCGCCCTGCACGCGGACGTGGACCACCTCCGTCAGATCGGCGTGGAAGAGGTGGAACGGGTGCGGGGTCTCGGTCTCTTCCGCGTACCGGTGCAGTTCGGGCGGGTCCACGAGCTCCACCGCGCGCCCGGAGATCCGTACGTCCCCGTAGGGCATCTCCTCGCCCGCGCCCGGGTTGGTGTGGAGGGCGAAGCGCGGGTCGTGCTGGAGGTCCCTGGCCTTCATCGAGCCGAACATCATGCCGAGCCACAGTTCCCCGCCCCGGATGTCGACGTTCAGCCCGGTCGCCCGGGGCGAGCCGTCCTTGCGGAGGGTGGCCAGGACGTGGTGGGGGTACTGCGCGAAGCGGGCCTGGACGGCCGCAGCGAACTCCGGTTCCGCCTTCTCGAAGACTGCCCAGCTGGTATGCGTCATGCGTCCATCAAAGCGTGGGCACCGGCGGGCGCAGGTCAGGCGCGCACGATGCCCGCACCGCGCGCCGCCGCCAGCCAGGCCGGGAACTCGCCGACAAGGCGGTCGTACAGTTCGTCGTCCGGTACCGCGCGCGGGTCCGCTCCCGCGTGGAAGTAGCCCGCGTTGTCCACGGCCCGCTGCGCCGGGACGGGCAGCTCGTCCAGCCGGCGCAGGAAGTCGAACTGCGTGCTGCGGGTGTTGCCGAAGCCGACGAACTGCCAGAAGAGCGGCAGCCGGGCCGCCTTGCACAGGTACCGCTCGGCCGCGAGCTTGTTGATCGGCCCGCCGTCGGTCTGGAAGACGACCAGGGCGGGGGCCGTCGACCCCGAGTCCAGGTAGTGGTCGATGACCGCGTCCATCGCCGCGTGGTAGGCCGTCTTGCCCATGTGGCCCAGCCGGGAGGCGATCTCGGTGACCCGGCCCTCGTGCCCGGCCAGGGAGATCTCCTCCACCGCGTCGACCTCGGTGGAGAAGAAGACCACCGGCACGCGGGCGTCGTCGTCCAGGTGCGCGGAGAGGCCCAGCACCCGGTCGGCGAGGGCCTGCACGCTGCCGTCCGCGTAGTACGGCTTCATCGACCCGGAGTAGTCCAGGACCAGGTAGACCGCGGCGCGCCCGCCCTCCATGCCGTACTTGCGCAGGGAGACCCCGGCGCTCTTGTAGAGGCTCACCAGTGCCGGAGCCGTCTCCTCCATCTTGCGGAGGCTGATCGCACTGCCCGTCATGGGGCGAGCGTACGGCAGCGCGCGGGCCCGTCGGCCCGCCGCGGTGAAACCGAGGTCGGCCGCCAGTCGCGCCCGGTGCGCGGTCGGCGCGCCGAGCGGTCGAAGTAGGCCGGCCGTTCCCGGTCCCCTTCCGACGCTCCTACGGCAGCTTGCCGCGCCCTTCGAGCTCGTTGATGTCTTCGAGCATGCGCGCCGCGAGGTCGCGCTCGGAGGCGTAGTAGCGTTCGGCCCACTTGAGGGTGAGCGTCGGGTACGCCCAGGCGCTCTCGTCCTTCGAGCCCTCCGCGTCGGCCATCGCGCGACGGCGCATGCCCTCCGCGAACTCCTGCTGCTGGACGAGGACTTCGCGCATCTGCTCCGGCTCCAGCAGGTGACCCAACCACAGGCGCAGCATCGGCCCGTGCTTGAGGACGGGCGGGTCGACTGGGGCCTCGCGGACCCATTCCCGTACGGCCGTCATGCCCTCGTCCGTGATCCGGTAGACCCGCTTGTCGCGCGTCCCGGTGTCCTGCGCGACCATCCGCGAGGACGCGTAGCCCGCCCTCTCCAGGCGCTTGAGCTCGCTGTAGATCTGACTGAACGACGGGCTCCAGTAGAAGAACCGCAGCGACCGGTCCGACCACTTCTTCAGGTCGTAACCGGAGAGCTCCTCTCCGAAGGAGAGCAGTCCGAGCACTGCCCAACTGGTCGCGGGGAGAGCGCGCTTGTTCGTCTCGTCTGCCACGCAGCGCAGTCTACGACCGGTCCGTACGGCACCCTTCCCCCTGCAAGACATGACTGCTAGAAGTATTCCTATTCGAAATGGCGATGCGAAATGCCGGGCGGACGGAGCGTGCTGAGCCGTGGGGGAGCAGCTCGACGGAAAGGTCGTCGTGATCACCGGCGCCGGGCGCGGCCAGGGCGCCGCCGAGGCCCGGCTGTGCGCGCGGGCGGGGGCCCGGGTCGTCGTCACCGATGTACGGGAGGACGAGGGCCGGGCGGTGGCCGCCGAACTCGGCGACCAAGGGCTGTACGTCCGCCACGACGTGGCCGACGCGGCGAGCTGGGCGAGCGTGATGCAGCGGTCGGTCCGCGCCTTCGGGACGGTCTCGGCGCTGGTCAACAACGCGGCCCTGTGGCGCACCGCCCACGTGGAACGGCAACGGCTGGAGGACTTCGAAGCGCTCCTGCGGGTCAACCTGCTCGGCCCGTTCCTCGGCATCCAGGCGGTCGCGCCGGTGCTGCGGGCGGGCGGGGGCGGTTCGATCGTCAACATCTCCTCCACCGCCGGACTGGTCGGAATACCGGGCCACGCCGCCTACGGATCCACCAAGTTCGGGCTGCGCGGACTGACCCGGTCGGCGGCGCTCGACCTCGCCGGGGACCGGATCCGGGTCAACTCGGTGCACCCGGGCGCCGTCGACACCCCGATGGTGGCCGGGGCGGTGGCGGGCCGGGACTGGTCGCACGTACCGCTGGGGCGCATCGGCCGCCCGGAGGAGGTCGGGGAGCTGGTCCTCTTCCTCTGCTCGGACGCGTCCTCGTACGTGACGGGCAGCGAGTTCACCGTGGACGGGGGGATGACGACGGCGTGAGCGACCACCTCCGTACACCCGATCCCCTCTCACCCCAGGCCAGGCGGCTGTGCGACGCGATGACCGCCGGCTTCCCGGGACCGGGCGACCTCCGCGCCCTCCGTGCGGCCGCGGCGTCCGGGGCGTCCGGGGCGTTCGGGGCCGGGTCCGGACGTACGGGCCCGGCCGTGGCCTCGGTGTCCGACACGCACGCGGGCGGGGTCCCGGTCCGCGTCTACGACCCCGCGCCCGGCCGCTCCGACCGCCCCCTGGTCGTCTTCCTGCACGGCGGCGGCTGGGTGATGTGCGGCCTGGACAGCCACGACGCGACGTGCCGCGCCCTGGCCGCGGCCGCGGGCGCGGTGGCCGTCTCGGCGGACTACCGGCTGGCCCCGGAACACCCCTGGCCGGCGGCGCCGGACGATGCGCTGACCGTCCTGCTCTGGGCGCGGGCGCGGGCCCGCGCGCTCGGCTGCGACCCCGGCCGGGTGGTGCTGGCGGGGGACTCCAGCGGCGGCAACCTCGCGGCCGTGACGGCCCTGCGCGCGCCCGAACTCGTAGCCGGACAGGTGCTGTTCTACCCACCGCTCGATGCCCGGATGGACTCCGCCTCCGTGGAGACGTACGCGGAGGGCTACTTCCACACCGCCGCCCACATGGCCTGGTACTGGGACAGCTACGGCGGCGACCCGGAGCACCCGCACGTCTCGCCGTTGCGCGCCCCCGACCTGTCGGGCCTGCCGCCCGCCCTGATCGTCCTCGCCGACTGCGACGTGCTGCGCGACGAGGGCCTCGCGTACGCCCGCCGGCTGGCGGCGGCCGGCGTCGACTGCACGCTCCAGCTCCACCCGGGGGTCTTCCACGGCTTCCTGGGCCTGCCGCTGCCGGCGGGCGCCACCGCGCTGCGGGCGGCCGCGGCCTGGGTGGCGGGGGCGGGAAGGGCGGGGTCGACCCCCCAGGCATGATGTGTCCATGGCTGAACTGATACGGAGACTGCCGGGCGCGACCTTGCGCAACTGCCTCCTTCTGGCAGTGGAGTTGGGTGCGATCTGGCTGCTCCGCGGACCCGGGGGAGCCTGGATCCCGGTCCTGCTGGCCGTCTTCGTCGTCGGCGCGGCGGTTCCGCACGGCACCGGCGCGGAGTTCGTCGCCCGCACCTCGGTCGCACTCCTCGCCGTCGGCATCGCCGTGGCCGGCGGGACCACCTGGGACCGGCACGCCCTCCACGAACGCGGCCGCGAGGAACGGGCGGTCGTCGCCGAACGGACCGCGGCAGGGGACGGCTCGACCTCGGTCCCCGCGCTACGGCTGCGCACGGAGGCCGGCCGGGACCTGCCCGGCCAGGTGGAGCAGGACCTCCCGGTCGGCGCCCGGCTCACCGTGACGGTGGACCCCGACGGCCCGGCCTGGGCCGTGGGCACCCGCCCGGACCGCCCCCTGTGGCCGGCGGCCGCCACCGGGGCCCTGCTCCTCCTCCAGACGATCCTCGTCGGCCGGCTCTCCCTGCGTCCCCGCACCTAGTGCCGTGCCCGCGGCTCCGGTGATCAGCGGTACCAATCCTCGCCGGGGTGGGAAAGCGCACGGTGGAGGTATCCCTCCAGATTGGCTGCCACCCAGGTGCGACTGTCGTTCTCGTGGTCCCAGACGAAGACATCGGAGCGCTGAGGGGTACGCACGAACGCGAACTGGTCCCCTCCGCCGTTGTCGCCGAAGAACATCAGCGCACCGAAGGGCATGTACAGAGCTCCGAAGTCTTCCCTGGTCCGGAATTCCGTGTTGCTCAGGCCGATGCGCGCAGCGCTCCAGACGACGTCCGTTCCGTCCTCGTCGAGGATCCCGTCGCATTCCAGGAGCAGTCCTCGCAGGGGCATCGGAAGCGGCTGCCCCAACCGGATCTCCAGGTCGCGCAGCTCCCGCTCGGACGCGGGGCTTCCCAGCCCGACATCTCCGTACTGTTCCACGAGCTCACGCCACATTCGTCCTCCAAGGCCGCATCGGTTCCGCGCCTACTTGATCGTGTAGGAGCAGCCCTTCGCGCCCCCGCGGCCGGTGAGCAGTACCGCCGCCGCGCACGCGGTCACGGCGGTCACGGCGGTCATGCAGGTCGTCGTCCTTCCCATGGTGCAAGTACCTCGATCTTGTTACCGATTGTGTGATCGAAAACAATGGACGCATGACCACACGTGCCCGTTCCTTCGACGCGGCGGCCGCTTCGTACGCGGCCCACCGCCCCAGCTACCCACCGGCCCTCTTGGACGCCGTCGAGTCCCTCACCGGGCGGCCGCTCGCCGGTGCCCGGGTGGCCGACGTGGGGGCCGGGACCGGGATCGCCACCGCGCTCCTGCACGAGCGCGGGGCCGAGGTCCTCGCCGTGGAGCCCGGGGACGGAATGGCCGCCGAGTTCCGCCGCACGCACCCCGGGATCCCGATCGTGCGCGGCGACGGGGACCGGCTGCCGCTGGCCACCGGCGCGTTCGACCTGCTCACCTACGCCCAGGCCTGGCACTGGACCGACCCGGCCCGCTCCGTGCCCGAGGCCCGCCGGGTGCTGCGGCCCGGCGGCGCGCTCGCGATCTGGTGGAACGACGCGGACGCCACCGTCCCGTGGATCGCCGAACAGGAGGAGCGGCTCCGGGTCTTCTTCGAGGTCAAGGGGGAGACCCACCGCACCCTGCCCGAAGGGCTCGGCGATTTCACCAGCCGGTCGGTGACGTGGACCCGCCGCATCACGCTGGACGACCACCTCGCCAACCTCGCCAGCCACTCCGCCTTCCTGGTCCTCGGCGAGGCCCGCACCCGCGAGTACTTCGAGGGGGAGCGCAAGCTGCTGGCCCCGCTCTTCCCGGACGGCACCGTCGAGGAGCAGTACGTCGTGAAACTCAGCGTCGCGGTGGTGTGAGGGACCGCAAGACCTCGGCCCGGCAGGCCGACGGCGTTCCCCAGGCGTCCCGCAAGGGGCGGGCCTTGCGCAGCCACAGGGACAGGTCCAGCTCCTCGGTGTAGCCCACCGCACCGTGGAACTGGAGGGCCGTCATGGCCGCCCGGTAGGACGCCTCGCCGGCCGCCAGCTTCGCCGCCGCCACCTCGCCCGGGCCCGGCGACAGCGCCGCCGCCCACACCAGCGGGCGGGCGAACTCCAGGTCGAGCAGCGTGTCCGCCAGCCGGTGCTTCACCGCCTGGAAGGCGCCTATCGGCGCCTTGAACTGCGTGCGCTGCTTCGCGTACTCCACTGTCCTGGCCAGCAGTGCCTCGCCGACGCCCAGGCACTGGGCGGCCGTCAGCAGCCGGGCCCAGCGCCCCGCCGCCCCGGCCGCCCGGACCACCGCCGGGCCCGCCGCCAGCAGTTCGCCCCCGCCGCCCGGGCCGGCCGGCGGGAGGGACAGCCGGCGTGCGGGGTCCGTCGACCGGACCGGTTCGCGCGCACCGCCCAGCAACCGAAGTTCGCCCGCCCGCGACACCGTGAAGCAGTACGTCGCCGCGTCCGCGTCCAGCGCGTAGGGGCTCCCGCCCGGCAGGGTCAGCGTGGCCGAGGTCTCGCCCCGGGCCAGCCCCGGCAGGAACCGCTCGGCGAGCGCCCCGTCCGCCAGCTCCGCCAGCAGCACCGACACCGCGGCGCTCTCCACCACCGGCCCCGGCACCCCGGCCCGGCCCAGCTCCACGAAACCGAGGGACAGCTCCAGCGGGAGCAGGCCCGCCCCCTCGTACGCCTCCGGGACGGCCAGCGCGAACAGACCCGTCCCCGCGAGCCGCGACCACAGGGCCCGACCGGGCACGGCATCGCCCGCCGCCCAGGCCCGTACCGCCGCCGGGACCTCGGCCGCGCCCAGCAGGGAGCGCAGCGTACGGGCGAAGTCCGACTGCTCGTCGGTCGGCAGGAAGCGCATCAGCGGCGGCCCTTCGGAAGACCGAGCAGCCGCTCGGCGATGATGTCGCGCTGGATCTCGTTCGTCCCGGCGTAGATCGGCCCGGCCAGGGAGAAGACCCACGGCTCGGCCCACTCGCCGTCCGCGAGCTCCGCGTCCGCGCCCAACAGGTCCAGCGCCGTCTCGTGCAGGGCGATGTCGTACTGCGACCAGAACACCTTGTTCAGGCTGGACTCGGCGCCGATCGCGGCGCCCGCAGCGAAGCGCGAGGCGTTCGCCCAGGTGAACAGCTCGTACGCGCGCGCCCCCACCACCGCGTCCGCGACCCGGTCGCGCAGCGCGGTGTCGGACGGGTCCCCGTGCGCGCGCCACAGCCCGACCAGCCGGTCCGCCGCGGCCAGGAAACGGCCGGGGGAGCGCAGGGTCAGCCCGCGCTCGTTGCCGGTCGTCGACATGGCGATCCGCCAGCCCTGCCCCGGCTCCCCGATCACGTCCTCGTCCGGTACGAAGACCCGGTCCAGGAAGAGCTCCGCGAAGGCGGGCTTGCCGTCGAGCCGGCCGATGGGCCGCACCGTCACCCCCGGCGCCCGCAGGTCGAACATCAGGTACGTCAGCCCCTGGTGGGGTTTGGGGGCGTCCGGGTCGGTGCGGAAGATCCCGAAGGCGCGGTCCGCGAAGGCCGCCCGCGAGGACCAGGTCTTCTGCCCGGTCAGCAGCCAGCCGCCCTCCGTGCGGACC
Protein-coding sequences here:
- a CDS encoding SDR family NAD(P)-dependent oxidoreductase, which translates into the protein MGEQLDGKVVVITGAGRGQGAAEARLCARAGARVVVTDVREDEGRAVAAELGDQGLYVRHDVADAASWASVMQRSVRAFGTVSALVNNAALWRTAHVERQRLEDFEALLRVNLLGPFLGIQAVAPVLRAGGGGSIVNISSTAGLVGIPGHAAYGSTKFGLRGLTRSAALDLAGDRIRVNSVHPGAVDTPMVAGAVAGRDWSHVPLGRIGRPEEVGELVLFLCSDASSYVTGSEFTVDGGMTTA
- a CDS encoding class I SAM-dependent methyltransferase yields the protein MTTRARSFDAAAASYAAHRPSYPPALLDAVESLTGRPLAGARVADVGAGTGIATALLHERGAEVLAVEPGDGMAAEFRRTHPGIPIVRGDGDRLPLATGAFDLLTYAQAWHWTDPARSVPEARRVLRPGGALAIWWNDADATVPWIAEQEERLRVFFEVKGETHRTLPEGLGDFTSRSVTWTRRITLDDHLANLASHSAFLVLGEARTREYFEGERKLLAPLFPDGTVEEQYVVKLSVAVV
- a CDS encoding ABC transporter permease, which encodes MIWLTWRQYRVQTLAAFAVLAALAIFLVVTGLQMREAYDTTVAGCGSDCESAKNALVVEYQTLTYYVTSLLLAAPGIIGIFWGAPLIARELETGTHRLVWNQSISRGRWLLVKLGAVGLIAVAVTGVLSLLVTWWASPIDRVNLDRFTALMFSGRGVVPLGYAAFAFTLGASAGLLIRRTVPAMAATLAAFLAVQVFVPFVIRPHFVAPEHTDVALSSLVMAPVGGGEESGAMKDGWNGNHIQLKGSGNDAHLRIGVLKPGVWVVSDLGAVLDASGKEVRGAAGCAQREKEPFECFATSKHHVAVDYQPADRYWTFQWIETGIFLALSGLLAGFCSWWLRRRAA
- a CDS encoding VWA domain-containing protein; translated protein: MTGSAISLRKMEETAPALVSLYKSAGVSLRKYGMEGGRAAVYLVLDYSGSMKPYYADGSVQALADRVLGLSAHLDDDARVPVVFFSTEVDAVEEISLAGHEGRVTEIASRLGHMGKTAYHAAMDAVIDHYLDSGSTAPALVVFQTDGGPINKLAAERYLCKAARLPLFWQFVGFGNTRSTQFDFLRRLDELPVPAQRAVDNAGYFHAGADPRAVPDDELYDRLVGEFPAWLAAARGAGIVRA
- a CDS encoding ABC transporter ATP-binding protein; the protein is MTATAILEARALGKRYGRKEALSDCTLSVPSGRVVGLVGPNGAGKSTLLQLACGLIGPTSGTIEVLGGRPASGPEQLAKVGFVAQDTPTYAGLSIADHLKLGKRLNPGWDAQLAEDRIRQLGLDPAQKAGKLSGGQRAQVALTLAVAKRPELLILDEPVAALDPLARREFLQSLMEVVAEHGTTVVLSSHLVSDLERVCDHLISLVASRVQVAGDVDDLLATHFRLTTARRDAATLPQGMQVIQETHTERQSTFIVRSDKAVQDTSWVLEPLNLEDLVLTYMSQATAGTGPRPTREDQR
- a CDS encoding pyridoxamine 5'-phosphate oxidase family protein codes for the protein MTHTSWAVFEKAEPEFAAAVQARFAQYPHHVLATLRKDGSPRATGLNVDIRGGELWLGMMFGSMKARDLQHDPRFALHTNPGAGEEMPYGDVRISGRAVELVDPPELHRYAEETETPHPFHLFHADLTEVVHVRVQGEELVVRSWTPEHGLRTLRRGDDDEPPREDTD
- a CDS encoding acyl-CoA dehydrogenase family protein — protein: MRFLPTDEQSDFARTLRSLLGAAEVPAAVRAWAAGDAVPGRALWSRLAGTGLFALAVPEAYEGAGLLPLELSLGFVELGRAGVPGPVVESAAVSVLLAELADGALAERFLPGLARGETSATLTLPGGSPYALDADAATYCFTVSRAGELRLLGGAREPVRSTDPARRLSLPPAGPGGGGELLAAGPAVVRAAGAAGRWARLLTAAQCLGVGEALLARTVEYAKQRTQFKAPIGAFQAVKHRLADTLLDLEFARPLVWAAALSPGPGEVAAAKLAAGEASYRAAMTALQFHGAVGYTEELDLSLWLRKARPLRDAWGTPSACRAEVLRSLTPPRR
- a CDS encoding PadR family transcriptional regulator — encoded protein: MADETNKRALPATSWAVLGLLSFGEELSGYDLKKWSDRSLRFFYWSPSFSQIYSELKRLERAGYASSRMVAQDTGTRDKRVYRITDEGMTAVREWVREAPVDPPVLKHGPMLRLWLGHLLEPEQMREVLVQQQEFAEGMRRRAMADAEGSKDESAWAYPTLTLKWAERYYASERDLAARMLEDINELEGRGKLP
- a CDS encoding alpha/beta hydrolase, whose product is MSDHLRTPDPLSPQARRLCDAMTAGFPGPGDLRALRAAAASGASGAFGAGSGRTGPAVASVSDTHAGGVPVRVYDPAPGRSDRPLVVFLHGGGWVMCGLDSHDATCRALAAAAGAVAVSADYRLAPEHPWPAAPDDALTVLLWARARARALGCDPGRVVLAGDSSGGNLAAVTALRAPELVAGQVLFYPPLDARMDSASVETYAEGYFHTAAHMAWYWDSYGGDPEHPHVSPLRAPDLSGLPPALIVLADCDVLRDEGLAYARRLAAAGVDCTLQLHPGVFHGFLGLPLPAGATALRAAAAWVAGAGRAGSTPQA
- a CDS encoding SMI1/KNR4 family protein, with amino-acid sequence MEQYGDVGLGSPASERELRDLEIRLGQPLPMPLRGLLLECDGILDEDGTDVVWSAARIGLSNTEFRTREDFGALYMPFGALMFFGDNGGGDQFAFVRTPQRSDVFVWDHENDSRTWVAANLEGYLHRALSHPGEDWYR
- a CDS encoding acyl-CoA dehydrogenase family protein, whose protein sequence is MELAHTADVEAFRAEARAWLRARVPARPLPSLETAEGFAAHREWEALLHADRWSVVSWPEEYGGRGVDIVKWLVFEEEYWAAGAPGRVSQNGINLLAPTLFDHASPQQRARVLPSMASGEVIWAQAWSEPESGSDLASLTSRAVRTEGGWLLTGQKTWSSRAAFADRAFGIFRTDPDAPKPHQGLTYLMFDLRAPGVTVRPIGRLDGKPAFAELFLDRVFVPDEDVIGEPGQGWRIAMSTTGNERGLTLRSPGRFLAAADRLVGLWRAHGDPSDTALRDRVADAVVGARAYELFTWANASRFAAGAAIGAESSLNKVFWSQYDIALHETALDLLGADAELADGEWAEPWVFSLAGPIYAGTNEIQRDIIAERLLGLPKGRR